The following proteins are encoded in a genomic region of Alnus glutinosa chromosome 8, dhAlnGlut1.1, whole genome shotgun sequence:
- the LOC133876321 gene encoding cytochrome P450 716B1-like translates to MNIFLAIFLFLIPIFLLLARGRRSSKRVPPGSFGIPLLGQSLGLLRAMRANTAEKWLEERIRKYGPISKLSLFGKPTVFVYGQAANKFVFTSDSSTIGYQQNQSLRMILGDRNIFELSGEDHKRVRGALVSFLKPESLKQYVGKMDGEVKEHLEMHWQGKQQVEVLPLMKTLTFNIICSLLFGVERGARRDKFVACFKEMVVGMWSVPVNLPFTRYNRGLRASATAQNMVKDLIREKRVELEQKGACPHQDLITCLLSMRKEDNKEVLTENEIVHNVMLVMVAGHDTSSVLMTFIMRLLANEPTVYAAVLQEHEDIAKTKPSGEFLTWEDLAKMKYTWRVAMETLRMVPPVFGGFRKALKDIEYGGYLIPKGWQIFWATPMTHTDSSIFPEPSKFDPSRFENQASIPPYTFVAFGGGPRICPGYEFARIETLVTIHYLVTKFTWKLCADNSFSRDPMPEPTQGLPIQLVPRKLC, encoded by the exons atgaatattttCCTGgctatctttctcttcctcatACCCATCTTCCTTCTCCTTGCAAGGGGAAGAAGATCATCAAAAAGGGTGCCTCCAGGGTCATTTGGAATACCCCTTTTAGGCCAAAGCCTTGGCCTTCTTCGAGCCATGCGTGCCAACACTGCAGAAAAATGGCTAGAAGAAAGAATCAGAAAGTATGGTCCAATTTCAAAGCTAAGCCTTTTTGGTAAACCAACAGTGTTCGTTTATGGACAGGCTGCAAACAAGTTTGTATTCACCAGTGATAGCAGCACAATTGGTTACCAGCAAAATCAGTCACTTCGAATGATTTTGGGTGATCGGAATATATTCGAGCTGAGTGGTGAAGATCACAAGCGCGTTAGAGGTGCACTTGTATCATTCTTAAAGCCTGAATCATTAAAGCAATATGTGGGAAAAATGGATGGAGAAGTCAAGGAGCACCTTGAGATGCATTGGCAAGGCAAGCAACAGGTTGAG GTGTTGCCCCTCATGAAGACCCTCACTTTCAACATAATTTGCTCTCTTCTATTCGGGGTTGAGCGAGGAGCTCGAAGAGATAAATTTGTGGCTTGCTTCAAAGAGATGGTGGTAGGGATGTGGTCGGTCCCAGTTAACTTGCCCTTCACACGCTACAACCGAGGCCTCAGAGCAAGTGCAACAGCTCAAAACATGGTTAAGGACCTCATACGTGAGAAGAGAGTGGAACTGGAGCAGAAGGGTGCTTGTCCTCACCAAGACCTCATCACTTGTTTGCTTAGCATGCGCAAGGAGGACAATAAAGAAGTACTAACAGAGAATGAGATTGTTCACAATGTCATGCTTGTCATGGTTGCAGGACACGATACTTCATCTGTTCTGATGACTTTCATAATGAGGCTTCTAGCAAATGAACCTACTGTGTATGCAGCTGTTCTTCAAG AACATGAAGACATAGCAAAGACCAAGCCCTCGGGAGAGTTTTTAACGTGGGAAGACCTAGCTAAAATGAAGTACACCTGGAGAGTAGCAATGGAAACACTGAGAATGGTTCCTCCTGTCTTTGGTGGCTTCAGGAAAGCCCTCAAAGATATTGAATATGGAGGATACCTAATTCCTAAAGGGTGGCAA ATATTTTGGGCTACACCAATGACCCATACAGATAGTAGCATATTCCCAGAACCATCAAAGTTTGATCCAAGCAGATTTGAGAACCAAGCATCAATTCCACCCTACACGTTTGTTGCATTTGGAGGAGGTCCTCGAATATGTCCGGGATATGAGTTTGCAAGAATCGAAACCCTTGTCACAATTCATTATTTGGTAACTAAGTTCACATGGAAGCTATGCGCAGACAATTCTTTTAGCAGGGATCCCATGCCAGAACCAACTCAAGGTCTACCAATCCAACTTGTGCCAAGGAAACTATGTTAA